A window of the Fibrobacter sp. UWB2 genome harbors these coding sequences:
- a CDS encoding tetraacyldisaccharide 4'-kinase, protein MTSIRALPMTLFAKPFRLVAAAFYRIAYKLHHKLFLRPQPPIQTPVIIVGSYLAGGAGKTPFSIWLAKRFQEQGKRTAILCHSAAWDEFVMMQREFQSAELSQIKVFTTRNRYKTAKEIQDKFDIILCDDGFEDSRFTGVRYICLDWQEPPTSWKSLMPAGPFRSLKQDHDENKIVHLRCFDSKSQAPDVRFYIKSITNYVPGTPLSATIICGLGSPKRFIDDVHAFTKSTEKAACIHIEKMIIRPDHDKNFAQVVQNEFSRGNDIIISQKDACRLPQTILAHPQVHIAIQEIEVSDKILKELPL, encoded by the coding sequence ATGACAAGTATCAGAGCATTACCAATGACTCTCTTTGCAAAACCTTTCCGCCTTGTCGCAGCCGCATTCTACCGGATTGCGTACAAGTTGCACCACAAGCTCTTTTTGCGGCCGCAACCGCCCATTCAAACTCCTGTCATCATCGTCGGGAGCTATTTGGCAGGCGGCGCCGGCAAGACCCCATTTTCCATCTGGCTTGCCAAGCGCTTTCAAGAACAAGGTAAACGAACAGCCATCCTTTGCCATAGCGCCGCATGGGATGAATTTGTCATGATGCAGCGGGAATTTCAATCTGCCGAACTTTCACAAATAAAAGTCTTTACGACCAGGAACCGTTACAAGACCGCCAAGGAAATTCAGGACAAGTTCGACATCATCCTCTGCGATGACGGATTCGAAGATTCCCGTTTCACAGGTGTGCGCTACATTTGCCTTGATTGGCAAGAGCCGCCAACATCCTGGAAAAGCCTCATGCCCGCCGGTCCATTCCGCAGCTTAAAGCAAGACCACGACGAGAATAAAATCGTTCACCTCCGTTGTTTCGATTCAAAGTCCCAAGCGCCCGACGTTCGTTTCTACATTAAATCCATAACAAATTACGTTCCCGGAACGCCATTATCCGCCACAATCATTTGCGGCCTCGGATCGCCCAAACGCTTCATCGACGATGTCCACGCATTCACAAAATCGACCGAAAAAGCAGCCTGCATCCACATCGAAAAAATGATTATCCGCCCCGACCACGACAAAAATTTCGCACAAGTTGTCCAAAACGAGTTTTCTCGCGGCAACGACATTATCATCTCTCAAAAAGATGCCTGCAGGTTGCCACAGACAATCCTTGCCCACCCCCAAGTCCACATTGCGATTCAAGAAATCGAAGTTTCTGACAAAATTTTAAAGGAATTGCCTTTATAA
- a CDS encoding ABC-F family ATP-binding cassette domain-containing protein, producing the protein MIQIQNVSKSFGMQVLLDGASMLVADHERVGLVGRNGCGKSTLFKMILGQECLDGGNIDIPKGYTIGYLQQHIKFTHPTVHEEACSVLKVNEDGWLEEHKVEAILFGLGFDEESMQKDPMLLSGGFQIRLNLAKVLASEPDMLLLDEPTNYLDIVSMRWLSRFLRAWKGEVLLITHDHHFMDEVCTHTVGIHRHKMRKVKGTVEKLRETIAEEEEVAMRTQENEQRKKEQLERVIERFRYKAAKAAMVQSKIKAAAKLATGERLTHERNLDFNFKNAEFPGKRMLQIHGLSFAYKNENGYGPELISDLELEVFKGDRIAIIGPNGRGKTTLLNLIAKEFEPTQGTINYNPNLKINYFGQTNINRLNLENTVEEEIASAIADVSQKSRARSLAGVMMFSGDTAMKKVKVLSGGERSRVLLGKILANESNMLLLDEPTNHLDMESIESLIDALEDYDGTALVVTHDEELLHAFATRLIVFDGGKCRIFEGTYADFLEKVGWASEKKPGGSNSANIKVSNIDVTDDKPVSSTPRTKEDRRARADYIAERSKVIKPLEKETARLEAEIAKAEAIGGELEAKLVAASESGDGNAITSIAKDMDENKKLTEELYAAWEKASAELEAAKDKYKLD; encoded by the coding sequence GTGATTCAAATTCAGAATGTATCTAAGTCTTTTGGCATGCAGGTCCTTTTGGACGGCGCTAGCATGCTTGTTGCCGACCATGAACGCGTCGGTCTTGTTGGTCGCAACGGTTGCGGCAAATCGACTCTTTTCAAGATGATTCTCGGGCAGGAATGTCTCGATGGCGGTAACATCGACATCCCGAAGGGCTATACGATTGGCTATTTGCAGCAGCACATCAAGTTCACGCACCCGACGGTTCACGAAGAGGCGTGCAGCGTGCTCAAGGTGAATGAGGACGGCTGGCTCGAAGAACACAAGGTCGAGGCGATTCTCTTTGGTCTTGGCTTTGACGAAGAGAGCATGCAGAAAGACCCGATGCTTTTGTCGGGTGGTTTCCAGATCCGTTTGAATTTGGCGAAGGTCTTGGCGTCGGAACCGGACATGCTTTTGCTGGACGAACCGACGAACTATCTGGACATTGTTTCCATGCGCTGGCTTAGCCGCTTTTTGCGCGCGTGGAAGGGCGAAGTGCTCTTGATTACGCATGACCACCACTTTATGGACGAGGTCTGCACGCATACGGTGGGGATTCACCGCCACAAGATGCGCAAGGTCAAGGGGACGGTCGAAAAGCTGCGCGAGACGATTGCCGAAGAAGAAGAAGTGGCAATGCGCACGCAAGAAAACGAGCAGCGTAAAAAGGAACAGCTCGAGCGTGTTATCGAACGCTTCCGTTACAAGGCGGCGAAAGCTGCGATGGTGCAGTCAAAAATCAAGGCGGCTGCAAAGCTTGCGACGGGCGAGCGCCTCACGCACGAACGCAACTTGGATTTCAATTTCAAGAACGCGGAATTCCCGGGCAAGCGCATGCTCCAGATTCATGGGCTTTCTTTTGCGTACAAGAACGAAAACGGCTACGGTCCGGAGCTGATTTCGGACCTCGAGTTGGAAGTGTTCAAGGGCGACCGCATTGCAATTATCGGCCCGAATGGTCGCGGTAAAACGACGCTTTTGAACTTGATTGCCAAGGAATTTGAACCGACCCAGGGTACAATCAATTACAACCCGAACCTCAAGATAAATTACTTTGGTCAGACGAACATCAACCGTCTGAATCTTGAAAATACGGTCGAAGAAGAAATTGCAAGTGCGATTGCGGATGTGTCACAGAAGAGCCGTGCGCGTAGCCTCGCGGGCGTGATGATGTTCAGCGGCGATACTGCCATGAAGAAGGTCAAGGTGCTTTCGGGTGGTGAACGCAGTCGTGTGCTGTTAGGCAAGATTTTGGCGAACGAAAGCAACATGCTTTTGCTTGACGAACCGACGAACCACTTGGACATGGAAAGCATCGAGAGCTTGATTGATGCGCTTGAAGATTACGATGGTACCGCACTTGTCGTGACGCATGACGAAGAACTGCTGCACGCTTTTGCGACGCGCCTCATCGTCTTCGACGGTGGTAAGTGCCGTATCTTCGAAGGCACTTATGCGGACTTCCTTGAAAAGGTTGGCTGGGCTTCTGAAAAGAAGCCGGGCGGCTCGAACTCTGCAAATATCAAGGTCTCGAATATCGACGTCACGGACGACAAGCCCGTGAGTTCGACGCCGCGCACCAAGGAAGACCGCAGGGCGCGAGCAGACTACATTGCCGAACGCAGCAAGGTCATCAAGCCGCTTGAAAAAGAGACTGCCCGCCTCGAAGCTGAAATTGCGAAGGCCGAAGCCATTGGCGGCGAACTTGAAGCAAAACTTGTGGCCGCCTCGGAATCGGGCGACGGCAATGCGATTACGTCCATTGCTAAAGACATGGACGAAAACAAGAAGCTGACAGAAGAACTTTACGCCGCTTGGGAAAAGGCGAGTGCCGAACTCGAGGCCGCGAAAGACAAGTACAAGTTAGACTAG